One Paraburkholderia agricolaris DNA segment encodes these proteins:
- a CDS encoding YbhB/YbcL family Raf kinase inhibitor-like protein has protein sequence MIRLNDASDLRRLLTAGMCAALVLVAANVRAADGFALSSPGLADGGTLDSSHAASANNCGGGNVSPALQWRNAPAGTKSYAVTLFDPDGAKGLGIVHWVLYGLAPSVTGLGSGATPPAGSVAGTNRTGGPGYYGPCPPVGDVPHHYVVQIYALDLPPDALPAGLTRDALQAAMKDHVLAATSTVLRYGR, from the coding sequence ATGATTCGACTCAATGACGCCAGCGATCTGCGACGCCTGCTCACAGCCGGTATGTGCGCCGCGCTGGTTCTAGTTGCGGCAAATGTCCGGGCGGCGGATGGTTTTGCGCTGTCGTCGCCAGGTTTGGCCGATGGCGGCACGCTGGATTCGAGCCACGCGGCGAGCGCGAACAATTGCGGCGGCGGGAACGTGTCGCCGGCCTTGCAATGGCGGAACGCACCTGCCGGCACGAAGAGTTACGCGGTCACTCTTTTCGATCCGGACGGCGCGAAGGGATTGGGAATCGTGCACTGGGTGTTATATGGCCTCGCGCCTTCGGTGACCGGATTGGGCAGCGGTGCTACGCCGCCGGCAGGGAGTGTGGCCGGAACGAACCGGACTGGCGGTCCGGGATACTACGGGCCATGCCCGCCGGTCGGCGATGTGCCGCATCATTATGTCGTGCAGATTTATGCGCTTGACCTACCGCCTGATGCATTGCCGGCGGGATTGACGCGAGACGCGTTGCAGGCGGCTATGAAGGATCACGTCCTGGCTGCCACCAGTACGGTATTACGATACGGACGGTGA
- a CDS encoding aldo/keto reductase — MQYRKFGRTGLTVSRLCLGTMTFGLQTEEDVSHRILDTAADAGVNFIDTANVYPLGGGENIAGRTEEIVGRWLKGKRDRFILATKAVGKMGPSAWDQGASRKHLLDAIDASLRRLGTDYVDLYQLHSDDAATPLDETLEALDMIVRSGKARYIGVSNFLAYRLARALGRADVLRAARFVSVQPRYNLLFRQIERELLPLAAEEQLAVMPYNPLAGGLLTGKHRVDAAPASGRFTETVGKAGAMYQERYWHKREFDTIEKLKAIAAPTGESLTRVSLAWVLANPLITSAIIGASRAEQLSDTLAASELVLDAQVKAQLDEATLEYRWGDAAR, encoded by the coding sequence ATGCAATACCGCAAATTCGGCCGCACTGGCCTGACCGTTTCGCGCCTGTGCCTCGGCACGATGACCTTTGGCCTGCAGACTGAAGAAGACGTCTCGCATCGCATTCTCGACACGGCGGCGGACGCCGGCGTGAACTTCATCGATACCGCCAACGTTTATCCGCTCGGCGGCGGCGAGAACATTGCCGGACGCACGGAGGAAATCGTCGGGCGCTGGCTGAAAGGCAAACGCGACCGCTTCATTCTGGCGACCAAGGCGGTGGGCAAGATGGGGCCATCGGCATGGGATCAAGGCGCGTCGCGCAAACATCTGCTGGATGCCATCGACGCATCGCTGCGGCGGCTCGGCACCGATTACGTGGACCTGTACCAGCTCCATTCCGACGACGCGGCTACGCCGCTCGACGAGACGCTGGAGGCGCTGGACATGATCGTACGATCGGGTAAGGCACGCTACATCGGCGTGTCGAATTTCCTGGCCTATCGGCTGGCGCGAGCGCTGGGTCGCGCCGATGTGTTGCGCGCAGCGCGGTTCGTATCGGTACAGCCGCGCTACAACCTGTTATTCCGGCAGATCGAGCGGGAGTTGCTGCCTTTGGCGGCCGAAGAACAATTGGCCGTGATGCCGTACAACCCGCTCGCAGGTGGTTTGCTGACAGGTAAGCATCGGGTGGATGCAGCGCCTGCTTCCGGTCGCTTTACTGAAACCGTCGGCAAAGCGGGGGCGATGTACCAGGAGCGCTACTGGCACAAACGCGAGTTCGACACGATCGAAAAACTGAAGGCGATTGCGGCACCGACGGGCGAGTCGTTGACCCGGGTTTCGCTTGCATGGGTGCTGGCGAATCCGCTGATTACCTCGGCGATTATCGGCGCCAGTCGCGCTGAGCAGTTGAGCGATACGCTGGCGGCTTCGGAGCTTGTACTCGACGCACAAGTCAAAGCGCAGCTTGATGAGGCCACGCTGGAATATCGCTGGGGCGATGCGGCGAGGTAA
- a CDS encoding TonB-dependent receptor yields the protein MFNHTPLATALALAFAVPFATPAVAQTAPQTASQPSAQNAAANTVADNATLPTIGVAAQAEQQDFQAERSTVGAKTPTALRDIPQTVTVINKSVLASQGATSFQDALRNAPGVTIGGAEGGQIGNNINLRGFTAQNDIYLDGFRDRNQYYRDTFDLEELEVLYGPSSMLFGRGSTGGVINQVSKKANLKDSAEVTGMIGTDDRYRSTVDVNHKLTDTSAIRLNAFGQSLGSTRDEMKNKDYGIAPEVRFGIGTPTEVTISALIQHNYDMPDYGVQALNGHPSPVPKNTFYGLTTDRTIQDVQTFTAGIKHKFSDDLTLQNQTQFSHSLTDARETAPQAVLTGPLASSTALTNGNYTTLSPSQLFIKLQSHDRVIENHSLYNDTTLEYKFNTGPIRHDLIAGVELGHDSYSNQAYTRNNLPVVSMVDPAYLSSPAGVTTTVGNYANSGSNEIAGYVNDTVSIGQHWKVIGGLRWDRFQAQIHNSITAPLYASQTNFFTSVRAGVIYQPADWQSYYVSYGTSFDPSLEALTVTNLTQNLAPESTRSYEVGGKWDLLGGNISVTSAFFREEMTNARTQVSPTEYELDGDIRVDGFQAGVTGHITDKWQIFGGYTYMDAIVLKALDGTQGHTPANTPRNTLTLWSTYAITPHWEIGGGPTYMSPRYASNTNYVQVPGYTRWDATAAYHAKKYDVRLNLLNLTNKMYYDALIQSDGGRSVPGIGRTLLATVDYRF from the coding sequence ATGTTCAATCACACGCCGCTCGCGACTGCGTTAGCGCTAGCTTTTGCCGTGCCATTCGCCACGCCCGCAGTCGCGCAGACCGCGCCGCAAACCGCATCGCAGCCGTCGGCTCAAAACGCAGCGGCGAATACGGTGGCCGATAACGCGACCTTGCCGACCATCGGCGTGGCGGCGCAAGCTGAACAACAGGACTTCCAGGCAGAACGTTCGACGGTCGGCGCAAAGACGCCTACTGCCTTGCGCGATATTCCGCAGACGGTGACGGTGATCAATAAGTCGGTGCTCGCCTCGCAAGGCGCCACGTCGTTCCAGGATGCGCTGCGCAACGCGCCGGGCGTGACCATCGGCGGCGCTGAAGGCGGTCAGATTGGCAACAACATCAATCTGCGTGGCTTCACCGCGCAGAACGACATCTATCTGGACGGGTTCCGCGACCGTAACCAGTACTACCGCGACACCTTCGACCTCGAAGAACTCGAGGTGCTATATGGGCCGTCGTCAATGTTGTTCGGCCGTGGATCGACGGGCGGCGTGATCAACCAGGTCAGCAAGAAAGCGAATCTGAAAGACTCTGCGGAAGTCACGGGCATGATCGGCACCGACGATCGCTACCGCAGCACCGTCGACGTGAACCATAAGCTGACCGACACCTCGGCGATCCGCCTGAATGCCTTCGGCCAAAGTCTCGGCTCGACGCGCGACGAGATGAAGAACAAGGACTACGGTATCGCGCCGGAAGTGCGTTTCGGCATCGGCACGCCGACCGAAGTGACGATCTCCGCGCTGATCCAGCACAACTACGACATGCCCGACTACGGCGTGCAGGCGTTGAACGGGCATCCTTCGCCGGTGCCGAAAAATACCTTCTACGGCCTGACCACCGACCGCACGATTCAGGATGTCCAGACCTTCACGGCCGGTATCAAGCACAAGTTCTCGGACGACCTCACGCTGCAGAACCAGACGCAGTTCTCGCACTCGCTGACCGATGCACGCGAAACCGCGCCGCAAGCGGTGCTGACCGGGCCGCTTGCCAGCAGCACCGCACTGACCAACGGAAATTACACGACGTTGTCGCCGTCGCAACTGTTCATCAAGTTGCAAAGCCACGACCGTGTGATCGAGAACCACTCGCTGTACAACGACACGACCCTCGAATACAAATTCAACACCGGCCCGATCAGGCACGACCTGATCGCCGGCGTCGAACTCGGCCACGACAGCTATTCGAACCAGGCGTACACGCGGAATAACTTGCCGGTCGTCTCGATGGTGGATCCGGCGTATCTGTCGTCGCCCGCGGGCGTGACCACCACGGTCGGCAACTACGCGAATTCCGGTTCGAACGAGATCGCCGGTTACGTGAACGATACGGTGTCGATCGGACAACACTGGAAGGTGATTGGAGGTTTGCGCTGGGATCGCTTCCAGGCACAGATTCACAACTCGATCACCGCGCCGCTGTACGCGAGTCAGACCAACTTCTTCACCAGTGTGCGCGCCGGCGTGATTTACCAGCCGGCCGACTGGCAGTCGTACTACGTGTCGTATGGCACGTCATTCGACCCGTCGCTTGAAGCGTTGACGGTGACCAACCTGACGCAGAACCTCGCGCCGGAGTCGACCAGATCGTATGAAGTCGGCGGCAAGTGGGACCTGCTGGGCGGCAATATCTCGGTGACCTCCGCGTTCTTCCGCGAGGAGATGACCAATGCCCGCACGCAAGTTTCGCCGACCGAATACGAACTCGACGGTGACATCCGCGTCGACGGATTCCAGGCCGGCGTGACGGGTCACATCACCGACAAGTGGCAGATTTTTGGCGGCTACACGTATATGGACGCGATCGTGCTGAAGGCGCTCGACGGCACGCAAGGGCACACACCGGCCAACACGCCGCGCAACACGCTGACGCTCTGGTCCACCTACGCGATTACGCCGCACTGGGAAATCGGCGGCGGCCCGACCTATATGTCGCCGCGCTACGCGTCGAACACGAACTACGTGCAGGTCCCGGGCTACACCCGTTGGGACGCGACCGCCGCGTATCACGCGAAGAAATACGATGTTCGGCTGAATCTGCTGAACCTGACCAACAAGATGTATTACGACGCGCTCATCCAGTCGGACGGTGGCCGTTCCGTGCCGGGTATCGGACGCACGTTGCTGGCAACGGTCGACTACCGGTTCTGA
- a CDS encoding Fe2+-dependent dioxygenase, producing MLLHIPNVLNAEQLRLVRERLDSAGDAWVDGRATAGYQGAPVKRNQQIAEHSPIARELGDVILASIERNPLFISAALPNQVYPPLFNRYEGGMQFGSHVDGAVRVLPNGVKLRTDVSVTLFLSEPGEYDGGELVIEDTYGVQQVKLPAGDMIVYPATSLHQVTPVTRGARLASFFWVQSLVRSDTQRALLFDMDTAIQRLNATQADDTARRSLVGCYHNLLRTWSET from the coding sequence ATGCTGCTGCACATTCCGAATGTACTGAACGCCGAGCAACTGCGCCTTGTGCGCGAACGGCTCGATAGCGCCGGCGACGCATGGGTCGATGGCCGTGCGACCGCCGGCTACCAGGGCGCGCCGGTCAAACGCAACCAGCAGATCGCCGAGCATTCGCCGATCGCGCGTGAGCTCGGCGATGTGATTCTCGCGTCGATCGAGCGCAACCCGCTGTTCATCAGCGCGGCGTTGCCGAACCAGGTGTATCCGCCGCTCTTCAACCGTTACGAAGGCGGCATGCAATTCGGCAGTCACGTGGACGGCGCAGTGCGGGTGTTGCCCAACGGCGTGAAGCTGCGTACGGACGTGTCGGTGACGTTGTTCCTCTCCGAACCCGGCGAGTACGACGGCGGCGAACTCGTGATCGAAGACACCTATGGCGTACAGCAGGTCAAACTGCCGGCGGGCGACATGATCGTCTATCCGGCCACCAGCCTGCATCAGGTCACGCCGGTCACGCGCGGCGCGCGCCTTGCCAGCTTCTTCTGGGTGCAAAGCCTCGTGCGCAGCGACACGCAGCGCGCGCTGCTATTCGATATGGACACGGCGATCCAACGTCTGAACGCCACCCAGGCCGACGATACCGCGCGTCGCAGCCTGGTCGGCTGTTACCACAACCTGTTACGTACCTGGAGTGAAACGTGA
- a CDS encoding PepSY-associated TM helix domain-containing protein produces the protein MSVPEVIDFQPAAASGAVASEPQRLDRDEWKARQQRSRRATFIKWLRKVHGWIGLWGAALGLLFGTTGFLLNHRGGPLRVSTGEPQVSVVQVPLPQPAPPTPRELGKWLKQELKLAGNPGRVQKEPAHPVAWGERSMVQPEHWQLNFASPHENTAAEYWVGNGYVTVKRSENSFLATLTNLHKGVGLSVGWVLLIDTLAGSIILLSLTGVLLWTELNKRKTVGAVLVIGSIVAAVCMGLS, from the coding sequence GTGAGCGTCCCGGAGGTGATTGATTTCCAACCGGCTGCGGCCAGCGGCGCTGTGGCGAGCGAACCGCAGCGGCTCGACCGCGACGAATGGAAAGCGCGGCAGCAACGCTCGCGCCGTGCCACCTTCATCAAATGGCTGCGCAAAGTGCATGGCTGGATCGGTTTATGGGGCGCGGCGCTCGGCTTGTTGTTTGGCACCACGGGCTTTCTGCTGAACCATCGCGGCGGCCCTCTCAGGGTATCGACTGGCGAGCCGCAGGTGTCGGTCGTGCAGGTGCCGTTGCCACAACCGGCGCCGCCAACGCCGCGCGAACTCGGCAAGTGGCTCAAGCAGGAACTGAAACTGGCCGGCAACCCAGGGCGCGTGCAGAAAGAGCCCGCGCATCCCGTCGCGTGGGGTGAACGCAGCATGGTGCAACCCGAACACTGGCAGCTCAACTTCGCGTCGCCGCATGAAAACACCGCCGCCGAGTATTGGGTCGGCAACGGCTACGTAACGGTCAAGCGCAGCGAGAACTCGTTTCTCGCGACGCTCACGAATCTGCACAAGGGCGTCGGTTTGAGCGTGGGCTGGGTGCTGCTGATCGATACGCTGGCGGGCAGCATCATTCTGCTGTCGCTCACCGGCGTGCTGCTTTGGACTGAGTTGAACAAACGCAAAACCGTCGGCGCGGT